One window of Kryptolebias marmoratus isolate JLee-2015 linkage group LG3, ASM164957v2, whole genome shotgun sequence genomic DNA carries:
- the sorbs2a gene encoding sorbin and SH3 domain-containing protein 1 isoform X14: protein MNTDSGGCVRKSVALSLTLSPMKRVQSSPNLATGTESHSSDLDSWRSRSANNGLKNGDANSSSLAAKGFRSVRPNLQDKKSPTQDVSPLPLPPPRRESFHFLPTGTKPPDYSSIINLTNDLSPGTLTFTKKDKAVLKESYSVSSMSSYSYSKTSANSVQQIDQSTVPNDMSNFSASATANTQERKVSSLKLTPVTIPDPPAHLNSQADAHSKTQTTRFPPQTSPPPPKGPVPSQPPSQTASLSVHLGEENLKKPASLGSNPRVEVKIPDQTPTSAPSQMEMSKPPPAVPPRPSPAELLGQVLSHAMNGSSHPQRPMSPPSYPSPPASLHTGLQRQSRSSEGCESFTRESVVSGHTSVRSTVPIARFSEEEKKVSVVKAPHYEGIGPVDESGIPIAIRTTVDRPKDWYKTMFKQIHKVHKAEDHSLPSSVTMAHPPPRTHTYRPLSKSPSDNGGQLGTREPLPSPVPPPPPPMPSLLQLRARDSDREKDSPDMNLWGPPDRKVDTRKYRAEPKSIFEYEPGKSSILEHERPTYDDIDLENEPWYKFFSELEFGRPPPKKRLDYNPDISTRQRIETSLHIAPADKALERPASAASDYRKRRKSEPSSSQVNAQSQSRAATSPKPVDAYRASSSLKKPVIRSSPSSPSRAKDQDVSRSYSTMDGRHTPQSRRPTPDREKQPARAIYDFKAQTTKELTFKKGDEVSIIRQIDNNWYEGEHRGRVGIFPIAYVEKMPSSEKQQPIRPPPPAHVREIGEAVARFNFNADTNVELSLRKGERVVVLRQVDQNWYEGKIPGTTKQGIFPVSYVDIVKHSPSKSSTHHIDPHGYHSNRTPSSTPVKPVYHLPPFSTTCDLPSPQSSLRRPDLQAVTSEWLSLTLDPSASIPATPVPHTPPPLPTDLSSVLTAREPTPISPAPSQKGFSLSHQAPSRMPPFTERGVGLGHTPAALPFSQPTPPPPPPLPPPISHSSFNSSLPDASLRYTSDRGLHISEAVQTGSVTKPEIDSCAESAPEQPSTQLPEQHKSNASENKSSKMPDIELYVKDPYDELLSEVLDGSSRAADGDVSKVLAVDSTPAKVTESQSRRFQKKDQESHQLAVKPAAVVEVRDSPGSVHLKVQFHKPLTMTPQPALWAEQSVSLSEQAADDQRPPSAEGMGYTELFIEEEDEELKDKEENIRVLNERLSPQAEVSFSSLTRLPHSGLPSSPTQPPVTSTLPPPSPSSPSSALPRSQQQNHSMVPVCPPVSPRPPSLPHFTTSPLPAVSPCPSVPSPPPHSSPDVVSQPSATHPSSLSRLPTSCPVSEPLIPPPASSPPKTSSPPLSSPRSPTSAPTVSHPGRRSPKVKQDPVVGGKPPRSPILSRRSYLSPVRGRRRLVQDALHGGGDPYQALYNYIPRNEDELELKEGDVVDVMEKCDDGWFVGTSRRSKLFGTFPGNYVKQL from the exons gGACTGAGTCTCACTCATCAGACCTAG ATTCCTGGCGGTCTCGCAGTGCAAACAATGGTCTTAAAAATGGAGATGCCAACAGCTCTTCCCTTGCCGCCAAAGGCTTTCGAAGTGTCAGACCCAACCTGCAGGACAAAAAGTCACCCACACAG GATGTCAGTCCCTTACCACTGCCACCCCCCAGGAGAGAGAGCTTTCACTTTTTGCCCACTGGCACCAAACCACCAGACTACAGCTCCATCATTAATCTGACTAATGACCTGAGTCCTGGAACGTTAACGTtcacaaagaaagacaaagcaGTCTTGAAAGAGTCCTACTCCGTTAGCAGCATGTCTTCTTACTCCTACTCAAAGACGAGTGCGAACTCAGTCCAACAGATTGATCAGTCCACTGTTCCAAATGATATGAGCAACTTCAGTGCATCTGCCACTGCTAATACCCAGGAACGTAAAGTTTCTTCCCTTAAACTAACCCCTGTCACTATCCCTGACCCCCCTGCTCATCTTAACTCCCAAGCTGATGCTCACTCCAAGACCCAGACCACACGCTTCCCTCCACAAACTTCCCCGCCTCCACCAAAAGGTCCAGTTCCTTCTCAACCCCCATCACAGACCGCTTCACTTTCTGTTCACTTGGGCGAAGAGAATCTGAAAAAGCCAGCATCATTGGGGTCAAATCCAAGAGTGGAAGTCAAGATCCCAGATCAGACCCCAACTTCAGCTCCGTCCCAGATGGAGATGTCAAAGCCTCCTCCTGCAGTTCCACCAAGACCTTCGCCTGCAGAACTGTTG GGCCAGGTTCTCTCTCACGCCATGAATGGAAGTTCACATCCTCAGAGGCCCATGTCTCCTCCGTCGTATCCATCACCTCCTGCCTCTCTCCACACTGGGCTACAGAGACAGAGCAGGAGCTCAG agggCTGTGAGTCGTTCACCAGAGAGTCTGTGGTTTCAGGCCACACCAGCGTCAGGAGCACCGTGCCCATCGCTCGGTTctcagaggaggaaaagaaagtgTCTGTCGTCAAAGCCCCGCATTATGAAGGCATCGGCCCTGTGGACGAATCAGGCATTCCTATTGCCATTCGCACG ACGGTGGACAGGCCCAAAGATTGGTACAAAACGATGTTCAAACAGATTCACAAAGTCCACAAAGCAG AGGACCACAGCCTGCCATCCAGCGTCACCATGGCCCACCCGCCTCCTCGGACGCACACATACAGGCCTCTGTCCAAAAGCCCTTCCGACAACGGAGGGCAGCTGGGAACTCGGGAGCCTTTGCCATCCCCCGTgcccccaccacctccacccATGCCATCCCTCCTTCAGCTCAGAGCCAGAGACAGCGACCGTGAGAAAGATTCACCAGACAT GAACTTATGGGGTCCTCCAGACAGGAAAGTGGACACACGAAAGTACCGCGCAGAGCCCAAGAGTATTTTTGAGTATGAGCCCGGCAAGTCTTCTATTTTAGAGCACGAAAGACCA ACCTATGATGACATAGATTTAGAGAACGAGCCTTGGTATAAGTTCTTTTCCGAGCTGGAGTTTGGGCGCCCG CCTCCTAAAAAACGGCTGGATTATAATCCAGACATCTCCACTCGCCAGCGCATCGAG ACATCCCTCCACATCGCTCCTGCTGACAAGGCTTTGGAGAGACCTGCAAG tgCTGCCAGCGACTACAGGAAGAGAAGGAAGTCTGAGCCTTCGAGTTCCCAAGTGAATGCTCAGtctcagagcagagctgcaaCTTCTCCTAAACCAGTGGATGCCTACAGAGCCAGCAGCAGCCTAAAGAAACCTGTCATTCGTTCCTCGCCATCCTCACCCTCCAGAGCCAAAG acCAGGATGTATCCAGGAGTTATTCCACCATGGATGGACGCCATACCCCGCAGAGCAGAAGGCCAACTCCTGACAGAGAG AAACAGCCTGCAAGAGCCATTTATGATTTTAAGGCACAAACAACGAA GGagttgacatttaaaaaggGTGATGAAGTGAGCATCATCAGGCAAATAGATAACAACTGGTATGAAGGAGAACACAGAGGACGGGTGGGGATATTCCCCATAGCGTACGTGGAG AAGATGCCATCCTCAGAAAAGCAGCAGCCGATTCGTCCTCCTCCACCAGCACACGTCCGAGAGATCGGAGAGGCAGTGGCCCGCTTTAACTTCAACGCTGACACTAATGTGGAGCTGTCACTAAGAAAG GGCGAGAGAGTTGTCGTATTAAGGCAGGTGGATCAGAACTGGTACGAGGGCAAGATCCCCGGCACAACCAAACAGGGCATCTTTCCCGTGTCCTACGTTGACATTGTGAAGCACTCGCCGTCCAAGAGCTCCACCCACCACATAGATCCACATGGTTACCATAGCAACAGGACCCCAAGCTCCACGCCCGTCAAG CCGGTCTATCACCTGCCTCCATTTTCCACCACTTGTGACCTCCCTTCCCCTCAATCCTCTCTGAGAAGACCTGACCTCCAGGCTGTCACCAGCGAGTGGCTGTCGCTCACATTGGACCCATCAGCGTCCATCCCAGCCACCCCTGTaccacacacacctcccccTCTCCCCACTGACCTTTCCTCTGTCCTCACGGCTCGAGAGCCAACACCAATCTCGCCCGCTCCATCGCAAAAAGGCTTCTCCCTTTCACATCAGGCACCTTCCAGAATGCCACCTTTCACTGAGAGAGGTGTCGGTTTAGGCCACACCCCCGCTGCTCTTCCTTTCTCCCAACCtactccaccacctcctcctcctcttcctccacccaTCTCTCACTCTTCATTCAACTCCTCACTACCTGATGCTTCACTTCGATATACCAGTGACAGGGGGTTACATATCAGTGAAGCGGTCCAAACTGGATCCGTTACTAAGCCAGAAATTGACTCCTGCGCAGAGTCAGCACCAGAACAGCCATCCACACAACTTCCAGAGCAGCATAAGTCCAATgcttctgaaaacaaaagcagcaaaatgcctGACATCGAGTTATATGTAAAAGACCCATATGACGAGCTGTTGTCTGAGGTTCTAGACGGTTCCAGCCGAGCAGCTGATGGTGACGTTTCAAAAGTGCTTGCAGTAGATTCCACACCTGCCAAGGTCACCGAATCTCAGAGCAGACGGTTCCAGAAAAAAGACCAAGAGTCTCATCAGTTAGCAGTGAAACCTGCAGCAGTCGTTGAAGTCAGAGACTCACCTGGCAGCGTTCATTTAAAGGTGCAGTTTCACAAACCTCTAACAATGACGCCGCAGCCTGCTCTGTGGGCGGAGCAGTCAGTGTCTCTGAGTGAACAAGCTGCTGATGATCAGAGGCCACCGTCAGCAGAAGGAATGGGATACACAGAATTATTCATTGAGGAAGAGGACGaagagctgaaagacaaagaggaaaacattaGAGTTTTAAATGAGAGACTCAGTCCGCAG GCCGAagtgtctttttcttctctgactCGATTACCTCACTCCGGTCTCCCCTCATCCCCCACACAACCACCTGTGACCTCTACGCTTCCTCCCCCTTCTCCATCTTCTCCATCATCTGCTTTACCCCGatcacagcagcagaaccacagCATGGTCCCTGTCTGTCCTCCCGTCTCCCCTCGCCCCCCATCCCTCCCTCATTTCACAACGTCTCCGCTTCCCGCGGTGTCTCCCTGTCCGTCtgtcccctctcctccccctcacTCCTCTCCAGACGTCGTCTCACAGCCGTCTGCCACACACCCCTCGAGTCTGTCTCGTCTGCCTACGTCCTGCCCCGTCTCAGAGCCACTTATCCCTCCCCCTGCTTCGTCTCCCCCTAAaacctcctcccctcccctctcctctccacgCTCTCCCACTTCTGCCCCCACTGTATCACATCCAGGACGTAGGTCCCCTAAGGTGAAG
- the sorbs2a gene encoding sorbin and SH3 domain-containing protein 1 isoform X12, with protein MNTDSGGCVRKSVALSLTLSPMKRVQSSPNLATGTESHSSDLDSWRSRSANNGLKNGDANSSSLAAKGFRSVRPNLQDKKSPTQDVSPLPLPPPRRESFHFLPTGTKPPDYSSIINLTNDLSPGTLTFTKKDKAVLKESYSVSSMSSYSYSKTSANSVQQIDQSTVPNDMSNFSASATANTQERKVSSLKLTPVTIPDPPAHLNSQADAHSKTQTTRFPPQTSPPPPKGPVPSQPPSQTASLSVHLGEENLKKPASLGSNPRVEVKIPDQTPTSAPSQMEMSKPPPAVPPRPSPAELLGQVLSHAMNGSSHPQRPMSPPSYPSPPASLHTGLQRQSRSSEGCESFTRESVVSGHTSVRSTVPIARFSEEEKKVSVVKAPHYEGIGPVDESGIPIAIRTTVDRPKDWYKTMFKQIHKVHKADDDYSDTYSATYAFINSEDHSLPSSVTMAHPPPRTHTYRPLSKSPSDNGGQLGTREPLPSPVPPPPPPMPSLLQLRARDSDREKDSPDMNLWGPPDRKVDTRKYRAEPKSIFEYEPGKSSILEHERPTYDDIDLENEPWYKFFSELEFGRPPPKKRLDYNPDISTRQRIETSLHIAPADKALERPASAASDYRKRRKSEPSSSQVNAQSQSRAATSPKPVDAYRASSSLKKPVIRSSPSSPSRAKDQDVSRSYSTMDGRHTPQSRRPTPDREKQPARAIYDFKAQTTKELTFKKGDEVSIIRQIDNNWYEGEHRGRVGIFPIAYVEKMPSSEKQQPIRPPPPAHVREIGEAVARFNFNADTNVELSLRKGERVVVLRQVDQNWYEGKIPGTTKQGIFPVSYVDIVKHSPSKSSTHHIDPHGYHSNRTPSSTPVKPVYHLPPFSTTCDLPSPQSSLRRPDLQAVTSEWLSLTLDPSASIPATPVPHTPPPLPTDLSSVLTAREPTPISPAPSQKGFSLSHQAPSRMPPFTERGVGLGHTPAALPFSQPTPPPPPPLPPPISHSSFNSSLPDASLRYTSDRGLHISEAVQTGSVTKPEIDSCAESAPEQPSTQLPEQHKSNASENKSSKMPDIELYVKDPYDELLSEVLDGSSRAADGDVSKVLAVDSTPAKVTESQSRRFQKKDQESHQLAVKPAAVVEVRDSPGSVHLKVQFHKPLTMTPQPALWAEQSVSLSEQAADDQRPPSAEGMGYTELFIEEEDEELKDKEENIRVLNERLSPQAEVSFSSLTRLPHSGLPSSPTQPPVTSTLPPPSPSSPSSALPRSQQQNHSMVPVCPPVSPRPPSLPHFTTSPLPAVSPCPSVPSPPPHSSPDVVSQPSATHPSSLSRLPTSCPVSEPLIPPPASSPPKTSSPPLSSPRSPTSAPTVSHPGRRSPKVKQDPVVGGKPPRSPILSRRSYLSPVRGRRRLVQDALHGGGDPYQALYNYIPRNEDELELKEGDVVDVMEKCDDGWFVGTSRRSKLFGTFPGNYVKQL; from the exons gGACTGAGTCTCACTCATCAGACCTAG ATTCCTGGCGGTCTCGCAGTGCAAACAATGGTCTTAAAAATGGAGATGCCAACAGCTCTTCCCTTGCCGCCAAAGGCTTTCGAAGTGTCAGACCCAACCTGCAGGACAAAAAGTCACCCACACAG GATGTCAGTCCCTTACCACTGCCACCCCCCAGGAGAGAGAGCTTTCACTTTTTGCCCACTGGCACCAAACCACCAGACTACAGCTCCATCATTAATCTGACTAATGACCTGAGTCCTGGAACGTTAACGTtcacaaagaaagacaaagcaGTCTTGAAAGAGTCCTACTCCGTTAGCAGCATGTCTTCTTACTCCTACTCAAAGACGAGTGCGAACTCAGTCCAACAGATTGATCAGTCCACTGTTCCAAATGATATGAGCAACTTCAGTGCATCTGCCACTGCTAATACCCAGGAACGTAAAGTTTCTTCCCTTAAACTAACCCCTGTCACTATCCCTGACCCCCCTGCTCATCTTAACTCCCAAGCTGATGCTCACTCCAAGACCCAGACCACACGCTTCCCTCCACAAACTTCCCCGCCTCCACCAAAAGGTCCAGTTCCTTCTCAACCCCCATCACAGACCGCTTCACTTTCTGTTCACTTGGGCGAAGAGAATCTGAAAAAGCCAGCATCATTGGGGTCAAATCCAAGAGTGGAAGTCAAGATCCCAGATCAGACCCCAACTTCAGCTCCGTCCCAGATGGAGATGTCAAAGCCTCCTCCTGCAGTTCCACCAAGACCTTCGCCTGCAGAACTGTTG GGCCAGGTTCTCTCTCACGCCATGAATGGAAGTTCACATCCTCAGAGGCCCATGTCTCCTCCGTCGTATCCATCACCTCCTGCCTCTCTCCACACTGGGCTACAGAGACAGAGCAGGAGCTCAG agggCTGTGAGTCGTTCACCAGAGAGTCTGTGGTTTCAGGCCACACCAGCGTCAGGAGCACCGTGCCCATCGCTCGGTTctcagaggaggaaaagaaagtgTCTGTCGTCAAAGCCCCGCATTATGAAGGCATCGGCCCTGTGGACGAATCAGGCATTCCTATTGCCATTCGCACG ACGGTGGACAGGCCCAAAGATTGGTACAAAACGATGTTCAAACAGATTCACAAAGTCCACAAAGCAG ATGATGACTATTCTGACACATACAGTGCAACATATGCTTTCATAAACAGCG AGGACCACAGCCTGCCATCCAGCGTCACCATGGCCCACCCGCCTCCTCGGACGCACACATACAGGCCTCTGTCCAAAAGCCCTTCCGACAACGGAGGGCAGCTGGGAACTCGGGAGCCTTTGCCATCCCCCGTgcccccaccacctccacccATGCCATCCCTCCTTCAGCTCAGAGCCAGAGACAGCGACCGTGAGAAAGATTCACCAGACAT GAACTTATGGGGTCCTCCAGACAGGAAAGTGGACACACGAAAGTACCGCGCAGAGCCCAAGAGTATTTTTGAGTATGAGCCCGGCAAGTCTTCTATTTTAGAGCACGAAAGACCA ACCTATGATGACATAGATTTAGAGAACGAGCCTTGGTATAAGTTCTTTTCCGAGCTGGAGTTTGGGCGCCCG CCTCCTAAAAAACGGCTGGATTATAATCCAGACATCTCCACTCGCCAGCGCATCGAG ACATCCCTCCACATCGCTCCTGCTGACAAGGCTTTGGAGAGACCTGCAAG tgCTGCCAGCGACTACAGGAAGAGAAGGAAGTCTGAGCCTTCGAGTTCCCAAGTGAATGCTCAGtctcagagcagagctgcaaCTTCTCCTAAACCAGTGGATGCCTACAGAGCCAGCAGCAGCCTAAAGAAACCTGTCATTCGTTCCTCGCCATCCTCACCCTCCAGAGCCAAAG acCAGGATGTATCCAGGAGTTATTCCACCATGGATGGACGCCATACCCCGCAGAGCAGAAGGCCAACTCCTGACAGAGAG AAACAGCCTGCAAGAGCCATTTATGATTTTAAGGCACAAACAACGAA GGagttgacatttaaaaaggGTGATGAAGTGAGCATCATCAGGCAAATAGATAACAACTGGTATGAAGGAGAACACAGAGGACGGGTGGGGATATTCCCCATAGCGTACGTGGAG AAGATGCCATCCTCAGAAAAGCAGCAGCCGATTCGTCCTCCTCCACCAGCACACGTCCGAGAGATCGGAGAGGCAGTGGCCCGCTTTAACTTCAACGCTGACACTAATGTGGAGCTGTCACTAAGAAAG GGCGAGAGAGTTGTCGTATTAAGGCAGGTGGATCAGAACTGGTACGAGGGCAAGATCCCCGGCACAACCAAACAGGGCATCTTTCCCGTGTCCTACGTTGACATTGTGAAGCACTCGCCGTCCAAGAGCTCCACCCACCACATAGATCCACATGGTTACCATAGCAACAGGACCCCAAGCTCCACGCCCGTCAAG CCGGTCTATCACCTGCCTCCATTTTCCACCACTTGTGACCTCCCTTCCCCTCAATCCTCTCTGAGAAGACCTGACCTCCAGGCTGTCACCAGCGAGTGGCTGTCGCTCACATTGGACCCATCAGCGTCCATCCCAGCCACCCCTGTaccacacacacctcccccTCTCCCCACTGACCTTTCCTCTGTCCTCACGGCTCGAGAGCCAACACCAATCTCGCCCGCTCCATCGCAAAAAGGCTTCTCCCTTTCACATCAGGCACCTTCCAGAATGCCACCTTTCACTGAGAGAGGTGTCGGTTTAGGCCACACCCCCGCTGCTCTTCCTTTCTCCCAACCtactccaccacctcctcctcctcttcctccacccaTCTCTCACTCTTCATTCAACTCCTCACTACCTGATGCTTCACTTCGATATACCAGTGACAGGGGGTTACATATCAGTGAAGCGGTCCAAACTGGATCCGTTACTAAGCCAGAAATTGACTCCTGCGCAGAGTCAGCACCAGAACAGCCATCCACACAACTTCCAGAGCAGCATAAGTCCAATgcttctgaaaacaaaagcagcaaaatgcctGACATCGAGTTATATGTAAAAGACCCATATGACGAGCTGTTGTCTGAGGTTCTAGACGGTTCCAGCCGAGCAGCTGATGGTGACGTTTCAAAAGTGCTTGCAGTAGATTCCACACCTGCCAAGGTCACCGAATCTCAGAGCAGACGGTTCCAGAAAAAAGACCAAGAGTCTCATCAGTTAGCAGTGAAACCTGCAGCAGTCGTTGAAGTCAGAGACTCACCTGGCAGCGTTCATTTAAAGGTGCAGTTTCACAAACCTCTAACAATGACGCCGCAGCCTGCTCTGTGGGCGGAGCAGTCAGTGTCTCTGAGTGAACAAGCTGCTGATGATCAGAGGCCACCGTCAGCAGAAGGAATGGGATACACAGAATTATTCATTGAGGAAGAGGACGaagagctgaaagacaaagaggaaaacattaGAGTTTTAAATGAGAGACTCAGTCCGCAG GCCGAagtgtctttttcttctctgactCGATTACCTCACTCCGGTCTCCCCTCATCCCCCACACAACCACCTGTGACCTCTACGCTTCCTCCCCCTTCTCCATCTTCTCCATCATCTGCTTTACCCCGatcacagcagcagaaccacagCATGGTCCCTGTCTGTCCTCCCGTCTCCCCTCGCCCCCCATCCCTCCCTCATTTCACAACGTCTCCGCTTCCCGCGGTGTCTCCCTGTCCGTCtgtcccctctcctccccctcacTCCTCTCCAGACGTCGTCTCACAGCCGTCTGCCACACACCCCTCGAGTCTGTCTCGTCTGCCTACGTCCTGCCCCGTCTCAGAGCCACTTATCCCTCCCCCTGCTTCGTCTCCCCCTAAaacctcctcccctcccctctcctctccacgCTCTCCCACTTCTGCCCCCACTGTATCACATCCAGGACGTAGGTCCCCTAAGGTGAAG